The nucleotide sequence GTCACGTATGTAGTGCATGGTTTGCATGGGAATTAGAAACTGCCTGTATCGTCAAGTTTCATACGCGTGAAAACAAGACAATACAATTTCTTTTAGTTGATCAAACGAAATTGTTGTGTTAagattttgaattaatttgattattaacaaaattgactaaaatttacattttcaatTAGAAGGGAGACAATAGTATATCATAAAAAATGGAGACATGTGTCCTGCGTATAAAATACTAAAGTATATATCTTTGTGATGAAAATGACAGGAAAGAGAAgttatataattgtataaattaCAAAGATGAAAGCTGAAGTAAAACCCTAattaaggaagagaagaaaaggtgGTAAAGAGAGACAAAAGCCGCTTTCACGAAAACAAGTGTTTGTTGTTAGATTAGATCATAAGACGCACTCTAAGTCTTAAAACCCACGATCAACGAACTTTGACCACTCACATAATTACATGTGAATGTACTCATACCTAAATTGGTTTTGTGCGTCTATTTTCTAttcttactattattattatatttatctttacTTGAGGTCaaaatttcttcataaacaaTCATTCTGCCCTTTAAATTTAGACAGTTACTTATCGTGCCAATGAAAACTCAACCAAACTTTATCCTTCCACGTAAGTTTGATTCTACATTTTACGATGTTTATGTATCTTCAGTAGTATTATATCGACTGAATTAATGTAATATCAACTGAACCCCCATGCTTAAAAAccccccaaaaacaaaaaaaaacaattttaaaccacatatatatatatatatatgcatatatagtgtgaaataatctatatccttcttttcatcttttgcATACACACGAGAGTATATcctaaaatagagattgtttAAATTAAACTTGATCCAAAATAGATAGCTCCCTTCTTATTTAACTGGcagaacaaaattaaataaaagtatatatttaaaacataactcaTGATTTAATTCGAGATTTTGGTCGTTTTAAGGTGgacttttgttttaaaccaGTTGACTGGCTTTTTATGCTTTTTACTTTGTAGTTTGTACCCATTAACCGAAAACAAATGAAGCTAGAGAATTTTAAATACAAGACTCACCAGAAAAATGCTAGTTTGCCAAAACATACTTATCCACTAGTTAgcttattttggtttttttattttgtgataaaaagttattataatGTCCAAACCAAAATAATGGTAAAAATGCAAACCTGTTGCCGAGGATGGAATGAAAGCGAATGATGAGATCCTCTTCTTGAGGAGAGAAAGCTCCACGCTTGAGGTCAGGACGAAGATAGTTAATCCAACGAAGACGGCAGCTTTTGCCACATCTTTGAAGGCCTGCGTTTTTTGCGACATCGCTCCAACATCCTTGCCCATTGCTTAGCATGTATTGCATCAGCTTTGAGTCTTCCTCTGGAGACCAAAgtcccttcttcatcttctttacttGATGAGTAGTGGCTGCTGCAATGGCTACCTCTGGTttcctcatattttttttttggttaagttgattgtttctctttgttttgttttgtctttctcaAGGATTCATTGATGTGAACGAGTGAAGTTTGTTTtataatagagagagaaaaagagagaagacttGATGAAGggagaatgatgatgatgatgaaagggATGGTTGTATGGTTTGCTTACAATTCTGGTAAGAAAAACCATTTGCACTTCCTCCTTTTTAATCTCTATTCcttaattatactattatttaatacatctgtaatataatatatggTGTGTTGctttgttttaaaacataaaaaaacatcCGAAACCCTCGCTCTTTTTTCAAATTAACACATTTTAGTCGGCATATATTGTATAAGGATAATAAAATACACCAACAACAAATGTATGTTTGTATATAACTAATTTGACCATATGAAGAAACGTTAGTTGATCGGTCATGGATGAAAACGGTTTTGAAAAAGACCCAAAATGCCTAACATCAAAGACAAAAAAGGAGAAGTGCTCTTCActtgttctttttatttctttttgaatatataaCTCATTTCTATTAGCTAGTTTCTTCATTTACAAGGTATATACATTACAGAGACATGTCTAATTCGTTAACCTTacgtgtgtgtatatatatgaattatatataacatcaatatatgatatatataacattaatatatatatatatatatatatcatgggGATGTCCATTTCTATTCAAAGATGTCTTCATTTTCAAGGTAAGCGAATGTTTGTGGTATTTAATAAATTGTGGACGTATAAattgtattaataataaatcgACGTGTGTCATAACCCTTTTGTGCGTTATATGAGGCTTAGCGAGCAAGAAGTTTTGCTTCGGCTTCACACAACCACCTCTCGCGCACCAACACGTATACTTGAAGAAATCAAATTATTGtaatgaagaaaatattatagttCTCCtttatccatatatattttatattctttttttttaatataaacgtGTGTCATGATTTTTTAACTTCTCGATTTACACTCATATCATATGATTTGTAGtattaatatctttttttttcccaccaTCCGCAAAAACGAAACTTTTTAtacaatcataaacaagacatCCCTAGATAAAGTACATAGGAAGTTAGAATATTGAATCTTGAACATGATCATTCCTAATGTAGAAGTCCAAAGATCTTAGCTTTTAGggaaaacattaaaacaaaacgaAATTTCATTGATCGAAAATTCAGATTCAAGGTCTATATGTCGTCCAAGCTATTATCTAACCAGTTGGTTCATGCTATTTTAACCACCTCATGCGTATCCCAAGCTCTCATTTGTTATTGCACTTTAAACTTACAATTTATCAAAATCTATATATGAAGCTCATCCTACTCTTTTACAATTCACTTTTAGTAATGTCGCCTTAAGGGCCAAAAATCCTCTGGAAAGCTTAACTCTTAGCAAAATGAACAAGcattatttgtaaacccaattCGTGAGAATTGAAATATTTCTATTGCGATTCATAGATCAAATTCTACTTTTGTGGTCGAGTCACTCAAATTAAATTTGGAAGAAAGAATCGCAATCgtacaacaaatattttaattagagTGTAAGTTTGCAATAGAAGAAAgtaaaattgaataaaattttaatttataatttgtgAAAACCTTTTAGTAAATTTATTTCACAACTAAGCTTTATATATGGAGTATTACTCTTAAAATCTTTAAACTTAAGAAGACACGTCAGCTAAATCTAACTAGAAACCGTTAGTGTAACTCTAAAGtctaaatacataaaataatcgCAATTAAAAGTGAACAATACAGTAGTGTGAGGTTAACAACTGTAGAACGTGTAGGGTCATCATATGTGTATTGAATCCTGCTAATAGTGATAACGGAAGCCTcaagtttatttatttgaatgatTATGCATATACGCAATATATCATTGTCTTAAATGAAGACAAAGTGGTTACTAATTAATAAAGCAATTATCACCCATGAGAACAGAGCcccaaataaaggaaattaacaaACTACCATTGAATCAAAGCATTAGCTTAAACTTGAATCTTACTTTACAGGGTGATGTATCTTAacctataattttttatatatatgtatatctttatttttcagaaacaaaaaaaaaacaaaaaagaaaaagataattaaagTATTACTCACTTCAGGGTCTATCTTTTTGGTGACAAAATCTAATTGGTGAATCATTATGCATTATTGCATTACATGAAACTTTTGGTTACACTTGTTTTCTGATTAAATTGTCTTTGAAGAAACACAGAGGAAATGGACTTGTTGCTCTTTCAGTTATTTCACAATCGGACAGTTCCAAATCTTACATTACCAGCAAATAAGGACATTCAATATATCGCCAAGTAGTTGTCTTGTCGTCTCTTACTCTTGTTGATCAGAGTTGCAcccccaaagaaaaaaactaaaatattcaGTGCAACCAAAAGTCATAGAAGAAGTGTTAATAATTTCATGCAATAATTAGCTGTTAACAGCTACTAAAAACTATGGCATTTCTTAAGCTGTATCTGACCTTTTATTGTATTTGCTTTGAAGCGGTGTTATATTCGATTTTATAtagtttcttaaataaaataaaaaagaaagacgtcaaaataaaacaaaatttgccTTATCGTCATCACCTACGAACAAACCTACACCTAAACCGCGTCGgctatatatcaaaaaatacCGTAAgtcaaaacaaaggaaaaagtCAATTGGGTAATAATACATCTTCAACTGCAAGATCTTTCAACAAAAAGTACCAAAGATGAAATGTAGTAGGGCACcactaaggttttttttttttttgttaatggggCACCACTAGTTTAATGAAACTCATTCATATTTCGAAACAACGATTACacctttttttactttctttttgttgctGCGGTTAAAGCACAACGATTTACAAGCTATACATTCAATAAATTAAAGCCAAAATGAATCAGTAACTTACTACATTAACGGACTATAACTTAAATTATGCTAAGATAATTCAAAACTCCAATCCGAATCTAAATGTTTTACAAAGTCACCGTGGTGAACCTTCACAAAGTTGTAATCCAATAAACAAAGTTTTAGGCGTGAACCTTAACACAAAGTTCTTCATTGGTCTAAAGAAAGAGACTATTAAAACAGGCCATTAGTTTCAAACGTTACATCAAAAATCGAAAATAAAGAATAGTGAACATAAAACTCAGAACAATTCACGTACTGCGTCTTGCGATCATCGATCATAAGCTGCAGAATCTGAATCTATAACCGGAGGCGGCGAGAAATAACGGTAAGGAGAATAGGTAGTGGGAGGACTTGGAGCTTTGTATTTGTAATGAGGGAACTTATGATTTGATGATGAGACAGAGGAATAACCATAAGCTACTGCAATCATGGCGATGACGACCGTGAGAACCATGAGGAATATGAGGCGTGTCGGCCATGAGCGTCTCATCTTCGGGATCGGAAAAGAGAGATTGATGAAGTTTAATTCCTTTGGAAAAGAgtttaactaatatatatagttagagattagagagagcaataataattcttttggcGTCTCGTAGGTTATATAGAATTATTATATAggcaaataattattttttaacaagTCAAATGTGTTGGTGTTATATAATGTGGAATCTAATTAACACGgcaacatctttttttttttataattatttcctAGTGCTACTTGTATTAGGATAAGTTTGACTAAAATTTGCAGAGAAAATATGTAAAAGGTGAAATCGTCAGATTGGATTATGTACTAATTACGAGAAACTAATTTGCAGATCTAGCAAACAACAGAAAGATACGGGTACATCTTTCTAATGTTTATCCTGCCGtgtaaattagtttttttttttaaggaactAACGTATATTCTATcgaatatattatttattgttttatttcgctctttattttctattttattgtttaaactataattttgtaattaatttcCATGctaataatttttcaaattattttgacTATAATCTTACAAATGTTTTCTTAGCATAGCACAAACTTGAGATACGTCtccaaaacgacatcgttttgatCGAGATTTCCTTGGAAAAAAATTGCTGATAGGAGAAACACGTAGCAATTTCTTCTCAATTACCAAAACCGGTATGgatctcatctcatctctctaTGAGCATTGTAAACATCACCTTgaattatccaaaaagaaaagagtgtttTATCAAAAGATTAGCTCCTCTATCACAACACTTGTATGGTATAACTACCGATCATGTTTATTCAATTTCCCAATATGTAAGATGTTTATATAAACCATCTAATGTTTtaattcttctctttcttgacCATTGCTTGACCAAGAAACTCTTCCAAACCAATGACAGATGATCCACTAACTCCATCTTCCGTTGCTCTCCTTACTAGTTCCTTCACCTCTTTAGCCTTTTTCCTGATCTTTTCCCCTACGTCAGTCTCCTCCATCACCAAATTGATCTTAGAAACAATCTCATCACATTTGATATCACATCTCTTCCCACGGACCACCTCAACCGATACCCCAATATGTTTCTCCATAAATATCGAATTGAAGAACTGCTCGGCTGCCATGGGCCATCCGAGCAATGGTACACCGTGGCTAAGCGACTCGAGTATCGAGTTCCATCCGCAATGACTCAAAAACACACATGTTGCCTTGTGTGACAATATATCAACTTGTGGTGCCCATCTCTTCACAATCAATCCTCTTCTTGATCTTGTCACTCTTTCCTCAAATCCTTCCGGTAGATACTCGTCCACATCAAACTCACTCTTCACTTCCACACCTATCGGCGGCCTCACGACCCATATGAAGTTCTTCTCGCTTCTCTCTAATGCCATAGCCAATTCTAACATATGCGTTTGAGAAATCGAGTTCATTGAACCAAAACATACGTAGACAACTGAATTGTCCGGTTTTGAGTCAAGCCATGCCTTCACAGCTTCCTCTGTCGACCTTGACTCCGCCTTTTTCTCCCGTGAATGCAAAACCGGCCccaccgaccaaaccggaacacCGGTTATTCTACGGAAGTAGGATAAGCCGATCTGGTCGATCTCCGCAACCGTGTTAACCAAGAATCCATCGAAATCAGaccatcctggtatattctttTTCATGAAAACAGACCAATCATCACTTCCATCAGCTTCCAACATGAAAGAGTTCAACTGAGTTTTCTCAATCTCCCCTGCTTCAGGGAAATCATCTAAAAGAAACTGAtcttgtttggtttctttatgTGGCAAGTTTAACCATATGGATCTATAACAACCTAACCCAAAAGCACCAGCGGCACTAAAGATCACAGAAGAAACACCAATCTCTTTACAAACCTGACCGATCCAACCCAAGAAGAAATCACCTATCACCACAACCGAGCTCTggccatcatcttcttcttccttcaagaTCTTCGTGACCAGGTCTCTAAAAGGTTCACGAAGCGACCTAGAAGCTTCAAGAAGGCTGATGACGAGAGAGTAAGGAAGAGCATCGAAATTCTCACCGTCGTAAGGGAGGCCGTGGTCAGAGCTGTTGAAAGGTAACTCGATGAGACTTATGGAAGAATCATGCGGAAGATTAGAGCGTATCTTGGGGATATTCAAAGGAGTGTTGACGAGAGAGATCATGTTTTTGGctgctctgttcttcttcttcatcatcttctctaaACGAAGTGCTAAAGCTACAAAAGGGATGATATGGCCTTGACCCATGAAAGGAAACATCACGATTCTCAGATTTCTTGGTTTAGCGTCCGCCATTGCTGAGGAAAATTTTGAGATTTGGGGGTTTGATACTATTTGCCGTATCGATAACGTTTCAGATTTAGACAAGAGAAAATGTGTTTTTGCTCTGACAAGAAAAGACTTTAAAAAGAGTAACAAGATTGACTGACTACATTTATTCCTTTGAAACACTTTTTTAGGGAAGGGGGATTTGGTAAAaccacttttttcttcttttcatgaaATAGTAGTTTGTGCCGttggcttttttttgttgttgtctctatTTTTTGTCCTCATATTGTGAAAAGCGTGATGAATTCTTACAAATTTAGACATGCATTCGTTGAATTTATCTACTTTATAAAGAGTATATCCATTGTATCAAAAAATTTTAGGCATGTAGTTTTTTGATATTAGTATTTTTCTGTCTAGAAAAAGTTAGCCACTCATTGAATTAGGCTTTTTATGTACCAATAGCTAGATGCCGGCTAAAATGGTTATGGACATCGTTCAATAGAACCAAAAAGATCCTTTAATATAGGTTTCTTTTAGGCCACATACACAAAGGTGGAATAAAAAAGGTGATGGGCCTTTCTTCCCAATCAATCTAATAATACTAGTTGTCCCCACATTTCATGACCCTTTCAGCCTATGTGTCTCTGTCTCCTTGTGTCAAGtgctcactttcttcttcttctaaatcaaAGTTTtgctgtttaaaatttttgccAATGAAAAGATGAGCAATTTGGTTAAATTAAAGaaccgaattggttcggttatagaaaaaaatgaagcaaaatTTCCTTGACAACTAGTATttgacaataattaaaaaaaaacctataatAATTCTTAACCAATCTGTTCTCACTCTCTTTAGAACAGATTTCAAGAGATGTAGGAGCAACTTTTCATTTATTATGAGCCCAAACAATGGATTCAATAAGTTCTTGCCAATAACCACGCCCGCTGAATAGAAACATGAAACTGAAAGTCCATACAAAATGAGCACCTAGGAAAAAAAGACCATATACAGATAGTGAAGCCTAAGGTAGAAGAAACACTAGAGGTgcacaatgaaaaaaaataattaagaactAATCAACTTTGATTAGACTAGACTCTCTTCAGACTTTTAGCCCATTGACTTGTACCTGCAAAGAACCTTACATCTCAAAACCCTATCTTGAACATAAAACCCTGGCATCACCATGACCTTAACCCGTGCCGGTCCACGTGAGGATGCTGATCTCTGCCTATCTGCACCCATGTCTTCCATAAAACTTGATTCAAACTCTCTGTTCTCTTCAACTCTCAAGATCCCTAAAGCTGGATTAAACGAGAAGGCAAGCAAATGAAGCAACCATACACATTTTGCAGCCACAAAGAATGCTTGAAGCATTTGTTCAGACCAAGGTCTTGTCCAATTCAATGTTGTAATGATCAGACTCATCTTCTCATCGCAGAATCTACTGAACTCCTCGCTGTAGTATTTTGTACCCTTCTTCAATACCTCGTTCCAGCTCAAGTTTCTCAAGGAAGCAAAGGACGCAAAATTCACTTGTCGATCTTGTTCAGGATCAAGCAATTTCGGCTTACCGTTCTTCTGGAAAACGCAGTTCTCGAAGTCTTGGTATATTGATTGGCTTATGATCGCTTCTAAGTGGTACTGAATGATTTTGGAGTACTTAGAGGTGAATGATAAGTTGTGAGGTTGAAGGAGAGTGTTGATGTTACCTATTAGAGTCGAGTCTTCTTCGTCGATCTCTAAAACTAATGTTTTCAAGAATTGCTTTATCGACAATCTTGCTTCCGATACAATCTGCAAGAAACCTTCAACCATCACTTCTTCACTCACTGGCATCTCTGAGTTCTTCTTCCCTGAGCTTCTTGCAACATTATTCTCCTGTGACACTACTTCTGTTGCTTCTCTCAGAGCTTTCTTTAAGTTGTCACAGTAACTTTCCAAGTACTGAAGCTTCTCACTTAACTCTCCCAATGATGACTTCATCTCAGAGACTTGTGTTAACGCAGCGTCTCTACTTCTGGTTGCTTCAATCAATTCCCTCTTCAACTTCTCAACACCCAAACCAGAATCCTTCAACACCTCAGAAACTTCCTCTGATTTCTCAGTTCTACTAGGGGAATTAAAGATCGAGTtactcttttgcttcttcttcaactttggGAATAACCAAGACATCACTCTTCCTCCACGGTTCCTTGGCTGAGAAGAAACAACAGCCGAGTGTGAATCCGTCAAGGGCACAACAAGATTAGAGTTCTTCAAGCTCTTGGTATCAAAACCTCTCTGTTTGTTGTAATCATTGCAAGAAGAGACCGACCTAAAGTCAACCGAGCCGCAGTTGCTTCTACCGGAAGTATACAAATGTAACGGTGGGGATTTGAGAGCGTCCGACATAGTGTAAACATGGTGATGAGAATCTTGATGAGGCACTACAGTCTTTCTTGAAGTAGAGGTTTTATAAGAATCAGAGAGATAAGTATGTCTCACGTCTTGatcttcatctccatcttcatccCATGTCTCAGATAAAGTGAGATTCTTGAGATGAAATGCCGACACAGGCTCATCCTCATAACTCTGTTTCAAAGACACCAATAGACAAAACCAAAGTTAGCAGAGAAAACTAGTGTAAGGTGAAAAAGCACAGTAACTTTTATCCAAATTTCACAACAGTGTGtcagctaaaaacaaaaaacaaaaacacagtgGTTCTACCAAATTCAGGTcttttctgttttgtcttttatacTTTTAACACACTTAAACAgttgttaaaattattaaaggGCCTAACCAAATTATATAATGTGTATATTTGATTCGAAACAATAAACCACTTGTGAAGAAAGATCCAGAACAAGCAACGACATGATACAATAAGTTAAGAAAGATAGTGTAAATCTAAATTGGATACTGaaaaaatgcaataattaaCGAGCTCTGAACCGGATTTAACCAAATAAATCTCGGGTTCgatgaaatcatatatataaaagtagagtttcagtctctccttattggtccacttggcaatacaattttaacaaaaaaaaattatattaaaacacaaatttaaaacaattaattttcacatttaactcacataatataaaactgaaatctttatagcttctccctataaattatgcatcaANNNNNNNNNNNNNNNNNNNNNNNNNNNNNNNNNNNNNNNNNNNNNNNNNNNNNNNNNNNNNNNNNNNNNNNNNNNNNNNNNNNNNNNNNNNNNNNNNNNNNNNNNNNNNNNNNNNNNNNNNNNNNNNNNNNNNNNNNNNNNNNNNNNNNNNNNNNNNNNNNNNNNNNNNNNNNNNNNNNNNNNNNNNNNNNNNNNNNNNNNNNNNNNNNNNNNNNNNNNNNNNNNNNNNNNNNNNNNNNNNNNNNNNNNNNNNNNNNNNNNNNNNNNNNNNNNNNNNNNNNNNNNNNNNNNNNNNNNNNNNNNNNNNNNNNNNNNNNNNNNNNNNNNNNNNNNNNNNNNNNNNNNNNNNNNNNNNNNNNNNNNNNNNNNNNNNNNNNNNNNNNNNNNNNNNNNNNNNNNNNNNNNNNNNNNNNNNNNNNNNNNNNNNNNNNNNNNNNNNNNNNNNNNNNNNNNNNNNNNNNNNNNNNNNNNNNNNNNNNNNNNNNNNNNNNNNNNNNNNNNNNNNNNNNNNNNNNNNNNNNNNNNNNNNNNNNNNNNNNNNNNNNNNNNNNNNNNNNNNNNNNNNNNNNNNNNNNNNNNNNNNNNNNNNNNNNNNNNNNNNNNNNNNNNNNNNNNNNNNNNNNNNNNNNNNNNNNNNNNNNNNNNNNNNNNNNNNNNNNNNNNNNNNNNNNNNNNNNNNNNNNNNNNNNNNNNNNNNNNNNNNNNNNNNNNNNNNNNNNNNNNNNNNNNNNNNNNNNNNNNNNNNNNNNNNNNNNNNNNNNNNNNNNNNNNNNNNNNNNNNNNNNNNNNNNNNNNNNNNNNNNNNNNNNNNNNNNNNNNNNNNNNNNNNNNNNNNNNNNNNNNNNNNNNNNNNNNNNNNNNNNNNNNNNNNNNNNNNNNNNNNNNNNNNNNNNNNNNNNNNNNNNNNNNNNNNNNNNNNNNNNNNNNNNNNNNNNNNNNNNNNNNNNNNNNNNNNNNNNNNNNNNNNNNNNNNNNNNNNNNNNNNNNNNNNNNNNNNNNNNNNNNNNNNNNNNNNNNNNNNNNNNNNNNNNNNNNNNNNNNNNNNNNNNNNNNNNNNNNNNNNNNNNNNNNNNNNNNNNNNNNNNNNNNNNNNNNNNNNNNNNNNNNNNNNNNNNNNNNNNNNNNNNNNNNNNNNNNNNNNNNNNNNNNNNNNNNNNNNNNNNNNNNNNNNNNNNNNNNNNNNNNNNNNNNNNNNNNNNNNNNNNNNNNNNNNNNNNNNNNNNNNNNNNNNNNNNNNNNNNNNNNNNNNNNNNNNNNNNNNNNNNNNNNNNNNNNNNNNNNNNNNNNNNNNNNNNNNNNNNNNNNNNNNNNNNNNNNNNNNNNNNNNNNNNNNNNNNNNNNNNNNNNNNNNNNNNNNNNNNNNNNNNNNNNNNNNNNNNNNNNNNNNNNNNNNNNNNNNNNNNNNNNNNNNNNNNNNNNNNNNNNNNNNNNNNNNNNNNNNNNNNNNNNNNNNNNNNNNNNNNNNNNNNNNNNNNNNNNNNNNNNNNNNNNNNNNNNNNNNNNNNNNNNNNNNNNNNNNNNNNNNNNNNNNNNNNNNNNNNNNNNNNNNNNNNNNNNNNNNNNNNNNNNNNNNNNNNNNNNNNNNNNNNNNNNNNNNNNNNNNNNNNNNNNNNNNNNNNNNNNNNNNNNNNNNNNNNNNNNNNNNNNNNNNNNNNNNNNNNNNNNNNNNNNNNNNNNNNNNNNNNNNNNNNNNNNNNNNNNNNNNNNNNNNNNNNNNNNNNNNNNNNNNNNNNNNNNNNNNNNNNNNNNNNNNNNNNNNNNNNNNNNNNNNNNNNNNNNNNNNNNNNNNNNNNNNNNNNNNNNNNNNNNNNNNNNNNNNNNNNNNNNNNNNNNNNNNNNNNNNNNNNNNNNNNNNNNNNNNNNNNNNNNNNNNNNNNNNNNNNNNNNNNNNNNNNNNNNNNNNNNNNNNNNNNNNNNNNNNNNNNNNNNNNNNNNNNNNNNNNNNNNNNNNNNNNNNNNNNNNNNNNNNNNNNNNNNNNNNNNNNNNNNNNNNNNNNNNNNNNNNNNNNNNNNNNNNNNNNNNNNNNNNNNNNNNNNNNNNNNNNNNNNNNNNNNNNNNNNNNNNNNNNNNNNNNNNNNNNNNNNNNNNNNNNNNNNNNNNNNNNNNNNNNNNNNNNNNNNNNNNNNNNNNNNNNNNNNNNNNNNNNNNNNNNNNNNNNNNNNNNNNNNNNNNNNNNNNNNNNNNNNNNNNNNNNNNNNNNNNNNNNNNNNNNNNNNNNNNNNNNNNNNNNNNNNNNNNNNNNNNNNNNNNNNNNNNNNNNNNNNNNNNNNNNNNNNNNNNNNNNNNNNNNNNNNNNNNNNNNNNNNNNNNNNNNNNNNNNNNNNNNNNNNNNNNNNNNNNNNNNNNNNNNNNNNNNNNNNNNNNNNNNNNNNNNNNNNNNNNNNNNNNNNNNNNNNNNNNNNNNNNNNNNNNNNNNNNNNNNNNNNNNNNNNNNNNNNNNNNNNNNNNNNNNNNNNNNNNNNNNNNNNNNNNNNNNNNNNNNNNNNNNNNNNNNNNNNNNNNNNNNNNNNNNNNNNNNNNNNNNNNNNNNNNNNNNNNNNNNNNNNNNNNNNNNNNNNNNNNNNNNNNNNNNNNNNNNNNNNNNNNNNNNNNNNNNNNNNNNNNNNNNNNNNNNNNNNNNNNNNNNNNNNNNNNNNNNNNNNNNNNNNNNNNNNNNNNNNNNNNNNNNNNNNNNNNNNNNNNNNNNNNNNNNNNNNNNNNNNNNNNNNNNNNNNNNNNNNNNNNNNNNNNNNNNNNNNNNNNNNNNNNNNNNNNNNNNNNNNNNNNNNNNNNNNNNNNNNNNNNNNNNNNNNNNNNNNNNNNNNNNNNNNNNNNNNNNNNNNNNNNNNNNNNNNNNNNNNNNNNNNNNNNNNNNNNNNNNNNNNNNNNNNNNNNNNNNNNNNNNNNNNNNNNNNNNNNNNNNNNNNNNNNNNNNNNNNNNNNNNNNNNNNNNNNNNNNNNNNNNNNNNNNNNNNNNNNNNNNNNNNNNNNNNNNNNNNNNNNNNNNNNNNNNNNNNNNNNNNNNNNNNNNNNNNNNNNNNNNNNNNNNNNNNNNNNNNNNNNNNNNNNNNNNNNNNNNNNNNNNNNNNNNNNNNNNNNNNNNNNNNNNNNNNNNNNNNNNNNNNNNNNNNNNNNNNNNNNNNNNNNNNNNNNNNNNNNNNNNNNNNNNNNN is from Camelina sativa cultivar DH55 chromosome 20, Cs, whole genome shotgun sequence and encodes:
- the LOC109131322 gene encoding uncharacterized protein LOC109131322, which encodes MRRSWPTRLIFLMVLTVVIAMIAVAYGYSSVSSSNHKFPHYKYKAPSPPTTYSPYRYFSPPPVIDSDSAAYDR
- the LOC104769498 gene encoding UDP-glycosyltransferase 92A1-like encodes the protein MADAKPRNLRIVMFPFMGQGHIIPFVALALRLEKMMKKKNRAAKNMISLVNTPLNIPKIRSNLPHDSSISLIELPFNSSDHGLPYDGENFDALPYSLVISLLEASRSLREPFRDLVTKILKEEEDDGQSSVVVIGDFFLGWIGQVCKEIGVSSVIFSAAGAFGLGCYRSIWLNLPHKETKQDQFLLDDFPEAGEIEKTQLNSFMLEADGSDDWSVFMKKNIPGWSDFDGFLVNTVAEIDQIGLSYFRRITGVPVWSVGPVLHSREKKAESRSTEEAVKAWLDSKPDNSVVYVCFGSMNSISQTHMLELAMALERSEKNFIWVVRPPIGVEVKSEFDVDEYLPEGFEERVTRSRRGLIVKRWAPQVDILSHKATCVFLSHCGWNSILESLSHGVPLLGWPMAAEQFFNSIFMEKHIGVSVEVVRGKRCDIKCDEIVSKINLVMEETDVGEKIRKKAKEVKELVRRATEDGVSGSSVIGLEEFLGQAMVKKEKN
- the LOC104769499 gene encoding IRK-interacting protein-like, translated to MASSETRMNKVVREKEEAIANGVKVRALQASLMHKSSPSSNNYSLRNPSSSSAAASPASRPLPPNLSAHDYPVFTPSYEDEPVSAFHLKNLTLSETWDEDGDEDQDVRHTYLSDSYKTSTSRKTVVPHQDSHHHVYTMSDALKSPPLHLYTSGRSNCGSVDFRSVSSCNDYNKQRGFDTKSLKNSNLVVPLTDSHSAVVSSQPRNRGGRVMSWLFPKLKKKQKSNSIFNSPSRTEKSEEVSEVLKDSGLGVEKLKRELIEATRSRDAALTQVSEMKSSLGELSEKLQYLESYCDNLKKALREATEVVSQENNVARSSGKKNSEMPVSEEVMVEGFLQIVSEARLSIKQFLKTLVLEIDEEDSTLIGNINTLLQPHNLSFTSKYSKIIQYHLEAIISQSIYQDFENCVFQKNGKPKLLDPEQDRQVNFASFASLRNLSWNEVLKKGTKYYSEEFSRFCDEKMSLIITTLNWTRPWSEQMLQAFFVAAKCVWLLHLLAFSFNPALGILRVEENREFESSFMEDMGADRQRSASSRGPARVKVMVMPGFYVQDRVLRCKVLCRYKSMG